One Palaemon carinicauda isolate YSFRI2023 chromosome 4, ASM3689809v2, whole genome shotgun sequence DNA segment encodes these proteins:
- the LOC137639767 gene encoding serrate RNA effector molecule homolog: protein MEKDKSNIKLTQKLEKVRHNKMKLEKFVEKKMEVIEQISEQRLELQKSLDEARINDLIRNGLYKCLLQELETLKKENLNKLSDFVQQNIQLREELEKFKSEKNVSLKDELLAANEIIPSLKEELEGGDKKKENRPGTRKVRFNRTSLEISTEMDIKDGQKADVQKEVRDNKSEEKVVEAEDQDPNGRKAEKEEIVGASGVGQVLGWLLASKGALPDTNNRQEEQKLEKETSRDEEEEEKEEEEKQKEEKIAKTTRKPIVFDLEPEKPKSSHITFQGEKVILKV, encoded by the exons atggaaaaagacaaatcaaatattaaactgactcagaaattagaaaaagttcGTCATAACAAAATGAAACTGGAAAAGTTCGTTGAAAAGAAGATGGAAGTAATtgagcagatttcagaacagagACTTGAACTCCAAAAGAGCCTCGACGAGGCAAGGATAAATGATCTTATCAGAAATGGCCTCTACAAATGCCTTTTACAAGAGTTAGAAActctaaagaaagaaaatttgaataaattgaGTGACTTTGTGCAACAAAATATTCAATTGAGGGAGGAACTGGAAAAATTCAAGTCTGAAAAAAATGTTAGTTtgaaggacgagctgcttgcggcaaatgagatcatcccttcactcaaggaggaacttgaagggggagataagaagaaagaaaacagaccTGGAACGAGGAAAGTGAGATTTAACAGGACAAGTTTAGAAATCTCAACCGAGATGGATATTAAGGATGGTCAGAAGGCAGATGTCCAAAAGGAGgtcagagacaataaaagtgaggaaaaagtagtcgaggcagaggaccaggatcccaacggacgtaaggctgagaaggaggaaATTGTAggggcatctggtgtgggtcaggtgcttggctggctactagcctcaaaaggcgctctccCTGACACCAACAACCGCCAAGAAGAGCAGAAGCTCGAAAAGGAAACTTCCAgggacgaagaggaggaggagaaggaggaggaggagaagcaaaaggaagaaaagattgcaAAAACTACTAGAAAACCTATcgtgtttgacctggaacccgagaagcccaaaagtagtcacatcaccttccaaggtgaaaag GTTATCCTGAAGGTATAA